The following proteins are encoded in a genomic region of Maribacter hydrothermalis:
- a CDS encoding M23 family metallopeptidase — translation MSPYFKIKAYFFLLFVVVISACKQIRKVADVIVQPTARELYAREFENLDSLRFNKWEREFQKAKGDSLQIRLPYVEQGEYYKDRITVYSYNIYLNEGEVFHVSIENKVLGIRNFINLIKMNPDSSLTNIVQNDLGENELKVAIEETGIYNIAIQPELDAQGLFSFQMFASPSFGFPVLGKDNTAIQSFWGAVRAGGARNHKGIDIFAARGTPVIAVVDGRVSSTGNRGLGGKQVWLKAGLFGKSLYYAHLDSILVPIGKKVKIGDTLGLVGNTGNARTTAPHLHFGIYKSGQGAINPLPFVKLIERPSFQELASTSKFLKVSATVANIRNAPEVAGIKFGEAKRNDTLALLGYTENWAHVELLTGTKAFVYKSLVSEL, via the coding sequence ATGAGTCCATATTTTAAAATAAAAGCTTATTTTTTTCTTTTGTTTGTCGTAGTAATTTCTGCCTGTAAGCAAATAAGAAAGGTAGCCGATGTAATTGTACAGCCAACGGCTAGAGAATTATATGCCCGAGAATTTGAAAATTTAGATTCATTACGTTTTAATAAGTGGGAGCGGGAATTTCAAAAAGCTAAAGGAGATAGTTTACAAATACGTTTGCCATATGTGGAACAGGGAGAATATTACAAAGATCGAATTACGGTCTATAGTTACAATATATATTTAAATGAAGGTGAAGTATTTCATGTTTCTATCGAGAATAAAGTGTTGGGAATTCGAAATTTTATCAACCTTATTAAAATGAATCCTGATAGTAGTCTGACAAATATTGTTCAAAATGACTTGGGTGAAAATGAATTAAAAGTAGCCATTGAGGAAACAGGAATTTATAATATTGCAATTCAACCAGAGTTGGACGCTCAAGGTTTATTTAGTTTTCAAATGTTCGCTTCTCCAAGTTTTGGGTTTCCGGTTTTGGGTAAGGACAATACAGCTATTCAAAGTTTTTGGGGTGCGGTAAGAGCTGGTGGAGCCCGTAATCACAAAGGTATTGATATTTTTGCCGCAAGAGGAACACCAGTTATTGCTGTAGTAGACGGTAGAGTAAGCTCTACAGGAAATAGAGGTCTGGGTGGCAAACAAGTATGGCTAAAAGCCGGACTATTTGGTAAATCGCTTTATTATGCGCATTTGGATAGTATTTTAGTGCCAATTGGCAAAAAGGTAAAAATTGGTGATACTTTAGGATTGGTAGGAAATACGGGAAACGCGAGAACCACTGCACCACATTTACATTTCGGAATTTATAAATCCGGTCAAGGTGCAATCAATCCATTACCGTTTGTAAAGCTTATCGAAAGACCAAGTTTTCAAGAATTGGCAAGTACTTCTAAATTTTTAAAAGTCTCGGCGACAGTTGCCAATATCAGAAACGCGCCAGAGGTTGCAGGCATTAAATTTGGTGAAGCTAAGCGTAATGATACTTTAGCTCTTTTAGGATATACCGAAAACTGGGCACATGTGGAACTTTTAACGGGAACTAAGGCTTTTGTATACAAAAGTCTTGTATCTGAACTATAA
- a CDS encoding alpha/beta fold hydrolase, with protein sequence MPFITNTKAKEQVDIFYEDYGSGQPVILIHGWPLSRKSWELQVWKIVEEGFRCISYDRRGFGTSSSPWGDYDYSVLASDLNAIIEELELKDAIIVGFSMGGGEVVRYLTDFGSSRIAKVALISSIIPLVKQKPDNPNGVPEDALDGIIDALQKDRVGFLKEFSKGFYNYEDNKNKRVSEAQLDYDFTIASFASPRATIQTALAWMHTDFRPELENVTVPTLIVHGDADATVPIETSAKQAHEGIKYSTLEIIKGAPHGLNVTHVNELNEILVSFLKK encoded by the coding sequence ATGCCCTTTATAACAAATACAAAAGCAAAAGAACAAGTAGATATTTTTTACGAAGATTACGGAAGCGGACAACCGGTAATTTTAATTCACGGGTGGCCATTAAGTAGAAAATCTTGGGAACTACAAGTTTGGAAAATAGTCGAAGAAGGTTTCCGTTGTATTTCTTACGATCGTAGAGGTTTTGGTACTTCTTCTTCTCCCTGGGGCGATTATGATTATTCAGTCTTGGCCAGTGATTTAAACGCCATAATTGAAGAATTAGAACTAAAAGATGCCATTATTGTAGGATTTTCTATGGGTGGTGGAGAAGTAGTCCGTTATTTAACGGATTTTGGTTCTAGTAGAATAGCCAAAGTAGCGTTAATTAGTTCTATAATTCCTTTAGTTAAGCAAAAACCGGATAACCCAAATGGAGTTCCAGAGGATGCGTTAGACGGAATTATAGATGCACTTCAAAAAGATAGAGTTGGGTTCTTAAAAGAGTTTAGCAAAGGATTTTACAACTATGAGGATAATAAAAATAAACGGGTAAGTGAAGCTCAGTTAGATTATGATTTTACCATTGCTTCATTTGCTTCACCAAGGGCAACGATACAAACTGCTTTAGCGTGGATGCATACCGATTTTAGACCAGAGTTGGAAAATGTAACTGTACCGACATTAATTGTACACGGTGATGCCGATGCCACCGTACCGATTGAAACTTCTGCAAAACAAGCACATGAAGGAATTAAATACAGTACGCTGGAAATAATTAAAGGAGCTCCACACGGACTCAATGTAACACACGTCAATGAGTTAAATGAAATTCTTGTTTCTTTTTTAAAGAAATAA
- a CDS encoding endonuclease/exonuclease/phosphatase family protein has product MPNSIKCIGFVMTLFMSISSLCGQDINVLTYNIKYDNVNDTVNNWNDRKTAMVDLLKYYNPGVIGMQEVLHHQLTYLNEQLPDYAFIGVGRDDGKEKGEYSPILFNAKKYKLLQSETFWLSETPNEISVGWDAAMERICTYGLFEDVTSKKQFLVFNTHFDHIGTVAREKSAELIVSKIKEINTDKLPVLLMGDLNLNPTEKPIQFLQKALSDGQAITQKTFYGPTGTFSGFDHSRILSNRIDYIFIENFNVLEYVHIDDRMENNKHISDHLPVFAKLVAKQ; this is encoded by the coding sequence ATGCCGAATAGTATAAAATGTATTGGTTTTGTCATGACATTATTCATGTCGATATCTAGCCTTTGTGGTCAAGATATCAATGTGCTTACTTATAATATTAAGTATGATAATGTGAATGATACGGTGAATAATTGGAATGACCGTAAGACTGCGATGGTTGACCTTTTAAAATACTATAACCCAGGTGTTATTGGTATGCAAGAGGTTCTACATCATCAGCTGACGTATTTAAACGAACAACTACCTGATTATGCTTTTATTGGTGTTGGGCGTGATGATGGAAAGGAAAAAGGAGAGTACTCCCCTATTCTGTTTAATGCAAAGAAGTATAAACTTTTACAGAGCGAAACATTTTGGCTATCTGAAACCCCTAATGAAATATCTGTTGGTTGGGATGCTGCTATGGAGCGTATTTGTACTTACGGATTGTTCGAAGATGTAACATCTAAAAAACAGTTCTTGGTTTTTAATACGCATTTTGATCATATTGGCACTGTAGCTCGTGAAAAGTCGGCCGAATTAATCGTTTCAAAAATCAAGGAAATAAATACAGACAAACTTCCGGTGTTATTAATGGGGGATTTGAACCTGAATCCCACAGAAAAACCTATTCAATTTTTACAAAAAGCTTTATCCGACGGGCAAGCAATTACTCAGAAAACATTTTATGGACCTACGGGTACGTTCAGTGGTTTTGACCATTCGCGCATATTATCAAATCGTATAGACTACATTTTCATTGAGAATTTTAATGTTTTAGAATACGTACATATCGATGATAGAATGGAAAACAACAAACATATTTCTGATCACCTACCCGTATTTGCTAAACTGGTAGCGAAACAATAA